In the genome of Labrus mixtus chromosome 21, fLabMix1.1, whole genome shotgun sequence, one region contains:
- the LOC132955837 gene encoding interferon a3-like has protein sequence MLGRILCVCVFLGVFSAGSPLSCKWMDHKFRQFSKTSLDLLDTMAHNSTNSTEDAEVKHTVSFPHELYSQAAKAAAEDKLSFTVQVLNEMETLLNKNHSSASWEEKTVDNFLGVVSRQADGLHSCIRSHGHKKHSKKLHMSFKRLSHVLEQMGDSAEAWELIRKEIKNHLMRVDLLISSLLTAN, from the exons ATGCTCGGCaggattttgtgtgtgtgtgtgttcctcggTGTGTTCAGTGCAGGCTCCCCGCTGAGCTGCAAATGGATGGATCATAAATTCAGACAGTTCAGTAAAACCTCTTTGGATCTACTGGACACCATG gctcaTAACTCCACCAACAGCACTGAGGATGCTGAAGTGAAGCACACTGTGAGCTTCCCTCATGAGCTGTACAGCCAGGCGGCCAAAGCAGCT GCGGAGGATAAACTCAGTTTCACAGTCCAGGTTCTGAATGAGATGGAGACCCTGCTCAATAAGAATCACAGCTCTGCATCATGGGAGGAGAAAACTGTGGACAACTTTCTGGGCGTTGTGAGCCGGCAGGCTGACGGCCTTCACTCCTGT ATCCGGAGCCACGGCCACAAGAAGCACAGCAAGAAGCTGCACATGAGTTTCAAGAGACTGTCACATGTCCTCGAGCAAATg GGTGACAGTGCTGAAGCCTGGGAGCTGATCAGGAAGGAAATCAAAAATCATCTGATGAGAGTCGACCTTCTGATTTCATCTCTGCTCACCGCCAACTAA
- the cd79b gene encoding uncharacterized protein cd79b, giving the protein PYLFCSVAHALQLTQWPRYYGVKTGSTVSIYCLPKESVKYQWYWAAQHNASVREQLPGQRKNIQMVENTLHIGNLHTVDSGVYFCKADDTLGPGTGVKVARNITVTQILYRTRIKDGLMIFQGLLLAVCIAALLLRKRDLFEKTDSIYEEPEIDHIYEGLAIETCGGGLYEELSVYAQVDGAEAPWE; this is encoded by the exons CCTTATCTTTTCTGCTCAGTGGCCCATGCACTGCAGCTCACCCAGTGGCCCCGGTATTATGGTGTGAAAACGGGCAGCACTGTGAGTATTTACTGTCTGCCCAAGGAGTCAGTCAAGTACCAGTGGTACTGGGCTGCTCAGCACAATGCAAGCGTCAGAGAGCAACTGCCAGGACAAAGGAAGAATATTCAGATGGTCGAGAATACTCTCCACATCGGAAATCTGCACACAGTGGACAGCGGAGTGTACTTCTGCAAAGCAGACGATACGTTGGGACCAGGGACTGGGGTTAAAGTTGCCA GAAACATTACTGTAACACAGATTCTGTACAGGACCAGGATAAAGGATGGCCTCATGATCTTCCAGGGCCTCCTGCTGGCCGTGTGTATCGCTGCTCTGCTGCTACGCAAACGAGACCTG tttgaaaagaCGGACAGCATATACGAGGAGCCTGAAATAGATCACATCTATGAG GGTTTGGCGATCGAGACATGTGGAGGGGGCCTGTATGAGGAACTCTCCGTGTACGCGCAGGTTGATGGAGCCGAGGCCCCGTGGGAGTGA